From one Candidatus Rhodoluna planktonica genomic stretch:
- a CDS encoding DUF554 domain-containing protein — translation MVGTGTIINVLTIVIGAGLGVLLGSRFPEKTNRTVTDALGLITLVIGGLNLMSLNDKAFQQAVTPAGTLLVVIFAILFGGVAGSLLKIESRLETFGGWLQAKLSRKTNSSESRQRFINGFVDASLLFAIGPMAILGAMSDGMGQGANTLIVKAILDGFAAIAFASTLGWGVAFSAITVAIWEGGLTALAFFAKTGVPEALVSSITATGGILMLGIGLRLLKIRQVSVADLLPALIFAPVLTWLVGSFIL, via the coding sequence ATGGTTGGCACAGGCACAATAATCAACGTACTCACGATTGTTATCGGGGCAGGTCTCGGAGTTTTACTAGGCTCTCGTTTTCCAGAGAAAACCAATCGCACCGTAACTGACGCACTCGGTTTAATTACCTTGGTAATCGGTGGCCTCAACCTAATGTCGCTGAACGATAAGGCGTTTCAGCAGGCGGTTACCCCGGCAGGCACTTTGCTGGTGGTTATTTTCGCCATCCTGTTTGGTGGCGTTGCCGGTTCGCTGTTGAAAATTGAAAGCCGACTTGAAACCTTTGGCGGCTGGCTACAGGCAAAGCTGTCACGCAAAACCAACAGCAGTGAGAGCCGCCAGAGATTCATCAACGGATTTGTCGATGCCTCGCTGCTTTTTGCTATCGGACCGATGGCAATTCTGGGTGCCATGTCTGACGGTATGGGTCAGGGAGCGAACACGCTAATTGTTAAGGCAATTCTTGACGGCTTTGCCGCAATCGCCTTCGCTTCAACATTGGGCTGGGGAGTAGCCTTCTCGGCTATCACCGTTGCGATTTGGGAGGGTGGACTTACCGCTTTGGCCTTCTTCGCAAAAACCGGTGTTCCAGAGGCGCTGGTTTCTTCAATCACGGCCACCGGGGGTATTTTGATGCTGGGCATCGGCCTGCGATTGCTCAAGATTCGTCAGGTTTCGGTGGCAGACTTATTGCCTGCTCTGATTTTTGCACCGGTGCTAACCTGGCTGGTCGGCTCGTTCATTCTCTAA
- a CDS encoding DUF3817 domain-containing protein — protein sequence MTPAKLYKTFAVAEAFTWTFLIAGLITRAVVGIPSEIMFGVGALHGAVFLGYGVSAALVGVNQRWSFGRILLAIFLAIVPYATVPFERSVEKKNLLAGPWRKTETDDARDKNWFDRLFRWFINRPVLLVLVLILVVVIIFATLLFVGPPDTWGK from the coding sequence ATGACACCCGCAAAGTTGTACAAAACATTCGCAGTAGCCGAGGCATTCACCTGGACTTTTCTGATCGCCGGTTTGATTACCCGAGCAGTGGTCGGCATTCCAAGCGAAATCATGTTTGGCGTTGGTGCTCTTCACGGTGCTGTCTTTTTGGGTTACGGCGTGAGCGCTGCCCTGGTTGGGGTAAACCAGCGGTGGTCTTTTGGTCGAATTCTGCTTGCTATTTTCTTGGCAATTGTGCCTTATGCAACGGTGCCATTTGAGCGCTCAGTTGAGAAGAAAAACCTCTTGGCTGGCCCTTGGCGCAAGACCGAAACCGATGATGCCCGCGATAAAAACTGGTTTGACCGACTTTTCCGCTGGTTCATCAACCGTCCGGTTTTGCTAGTGCTGGTTCTCATCCTCGTGGTCGTCATAATTTTTGCGACGTTGCTCTTTGTTGGCCCGCCAGACACCTGGGGCAAATAA